The following are encoded together in the Daucus carota subsp. sativus chromosome 5, DH1 v3.0, whole genome shotgun sequence genome:
- the LOC108219970 gene encoding large ribosomal subunit protein uL13w, which produces MVNGSGICAKQVVVDARHHMLGRLASIIAKELLNGQKVVVVRCEEICLSGGLVRQKMKYLRFLRKRMNTKPSHGPIHFRAPAKILWRTIRGMIPHKIKRGANALARLKVYEGVPPPYDKMKRMVIPDALKVLRLQAGHKYCLLGQLSAEVGWNYYDTIKELEAKRKERAQVAYEKKKQLNKLKVKAEAAAEKQLGSQLDIIAAVKY; this is translated from the exons ATGGTAAACGGATCAGGGATATGCGCGAAGCAAGTGGTGGTGGATGCTCGCCACCACATGTTGGGCCGCCTGGCTTCAATCATCGCCAAAGAGCTTCTGAATGGCCAGAAAGTGGTGGTGGTCCGCTGCGAGGAGATCTGCTTGTCCGGTGGTCTTGTTCGTCAGAAGATGAAATATCTCCGTTTTCTCCGTAAGCGTATGAACACCAAACCTTCTCATGGCCCCATTCACTTCCGCGCTCCTGCTAAAATCCTCTGGCGCACCATCCGCgg GATGATTCCCCACAAGATTAAGAGGGGAGCAAATGCTCTGGCAAGGTTGAAGGTGTATGAGGGAGTTCCTCCCCCATATGACAAAATGAAGAGGATGGTCATTCCTGATGCTCTCAA GGTTTTGAGGCTTCAGGCTGGGCACAAATACTGTTTGTTGGGCCAGCTTTCAGCTGAGGTTGGCTGGAACTATTATGATACCATTAAG GAATTGGAGGCAAAGAGAAAGGAGAGGGCCCAGGTTGCTTATGAGAAGAAGAAGCAGCTAAACAAACTGAAGGTTAAGGCTGAGGCAGCTGCCGAGAAACAATTAGGTTCTCAGTTGGATATCATTGCTGCTGTTAAGTACTAA